The DNA window CCGAAGAGGTCGAGCGCTGCATCGATATCAATCTGAAGGGCGTGTTCCACGGCGCGATGGCGACCTATCCCTATCTGAAGGAATCCGCTCCCGGATCGGCCCTGATCAACACGGCGAGCGCGGCAGGCATCTGGGGCACGGGCGGCGCAGCGGTTTATTCGGCCACCAAGTTCGGCGTGCGCGGAATGAGCGAAAGCCTCGATGCCGAATGGACGCCCGACGGGATCAAGGTCGCGGCGATCATGCCGAGCTTCATCGAAACCCCGCTGCTCGACCATGCGCCCAATCGCGGCAGCAATGAATCGATCCGCGGCCGGGTGAAGGCCGCCGGGCTGGAACTGACTCCGGTCGAGGATGTCGCGCAGGCGGTGTGGGATGCGGTGCATGGCGACGATCTCCACGTCGTCGTCGGCAAGACCGCAAAGCAGTTGCGCTTCGCTGCGCGCTGGATGCCGGGCAAGCTGCGCAAGCGATCGAAGAAGATGGCCGGCGTGATGGGAGAGAAAGCGTGATCCACACGCTTGCGACGCTTATCGCAGCGCCCCTCGCCCTGCTGATGGCGACGCCCGCCGCCGCGCAACCCGCGGATGGCGAACCGGTGACGATCGGGACCACTTATACGATCCCTGCAACCGCTTTCGAGGGCGAGCGCCGGATGACCGTTCGCCTGCCCGCGGGCTATGTCGAACAGCCCGAAATGCGCTTTCCCGTGGTCTATGTGATCGACGGGGGCCCGGAGCAGGACTTCCCGCATATCGCCGGGATCGCGCAGAGCCGCGATTGAACTGGAGCTTCGAGCGTTTCATCCTGGTCGGTATCGAAACCGTCAATCGGCGCGCCGAAATCTCGCCCGAAGTCTCCGCCGATAAGCTCGAAGCCTATACCGCATCGCTCGGTGCGACACCGGGCGGCGCCGACAATTTCCGCGCCTTCATCGCCGACGACGTGAAGCCGTGGGTCGAGGCCAATTTCCGCACCGCTAGCCATGACGCGGTGATGGGGGAATCGCTGGCCGGGCTGTTCATCGTCGAGACGCTGCTCACCCAGCCCGACCTGTTCGATGACTGGATCTCCGTGTCACCTTCGCTCTGGTACGACGATATGAAGCTGGCCCGACAGGCGGCCACGATGATGCAGCCGGGCGATGAACGGGTCTATGTCGCGCTCGCCAATGAAGGCTATCGTCACGAGGAAGGGGTCGAGCGCTTCGTCGATGCGCTGAAGGCCTCCGCTCCGGAAGGGTGGAAATGGTCATTCGTCCCGCTGGGCGACAGCGAGACCCATGGCACGATCTACCACACCGCCGCGCTCGACGCGTTCCGCATGTTCTACGGCACGGCCGACCGCGAATACCGGCCGGGCGGCGACTTGCTGGGCCGCGAAGCGGAGCCGCGCACAGCCGAAGAACAGGCGCTACTCGATACCGAATGCACGGCGCAGAACACGATCGCGCTCACGCCCGAAGCCGCGCGCAGCGGGCGTGAGCGGCTGTTCTATCGCTGCCTGAGGCTCGATCTCGGCCCGCGGCCCCGCGACAGCAACTGGGTTCCGGGCGGCCCCGAAGCGGAGGACTGATCCTCAGACCAGCTTGTCGATCGCCTTGGCCAGCTTCACATCGCGCTGGCTGAGGCCATCGGCATCGTGCGTCGTCAGCGTGATCTCGACCTTGTTGTAGACATTGAACCATTCGGGGTGGTGATCCTGGCTCTGTGCGAGGATCGCGACCCGGGTCATGAAGCCGAAGGCATCGACGAAATCGTCGAATTCGAAACCGCATTCGATTGCCTTGCCATCGCCGCGCAGGCTCCAGCCGTCGAGTTCGGCCAGCGCCGCATCGCGTTCGGCTTGGGTGAGTTGGGATACGGACATGGGCCACTCCTGTTCTTGTCGCTCGCCCTCCCCTCGCCTAAGCCCCCTCGCGATGCAAGCGCCCCGCCTCAAAGCCAGCGATCTCGCGTGCCGCCGCGGCGACCGGCTGCTGTTTGCCGGTCTCGACATCGATCTGGCGCCGGGTAACGCACTGCACCTCGCCGGGCCCAACGGGATCGGCAAGACCAGCCTGTTGCGTCTGCTCGCCGGGCTCGCACGGCCCTATGCCGGCACTGTGGAGCGTGAAGGCGAGGTCGGCTGGATCGACGAACACGCCGCGCTCGATCCCGACCTGCCGCTGGGGCAGGCGCTGCGCTTCTGGGAGCGGCTGGACGGCAGCGCTGCGCCCGAGCGCAATGTGCGCGCGATGGGGGTCGATCACCTCCTCGACGTGCCGGTGCGATTTCTCTCGACCGGCCAGCGCAAACGCGCCGCTTTCGTCCGCCTGCTCAACCGCCATTGTCGCATCTGGCTGCTCGACGAGCCGCTCAACGGGCTGGATGCCCACGCCGCCGTCACGGTCGAGGGGTTGATCGCCACACATTGCGTGGGCGGTGGCATTTGCGTGATCGCCTCGCACCAGCCGCTGGCCATCGACGGGATCGGACGGCTGGAGCTGGACGCGCATTCACCCTCTCCGGAGGAAGGCGCATGAAGGTGTTTTCGGCTTTGCTGCGCCGCGATCTGGTGGCCATGTTCGGTTCGGGCGCACGCGGTGGGGCCTTCCTGCCATTGCTGTTCTTCCTCGCCGTGGCGACGCTCTATCCGTTTGCGGTGGGGAGCGATGCGCAATTGCTCGCGCGGACCGGCGGCGGCGTGCTTTGGGTAGCCGCGCTGCTTGCCGCGCTGTTGCCGATCGAGCGGCTGGTGCGCCCCGATCTCGATCTCGGCCTGTTCGACCAATTGGCCCTGCGCGGTGTGGCCGAGGAAGCGAGCATTGCGGCGCGGATCATCGCTCACTGGCTCAGCTTCGGCCCACCGCTGATGCTCGCCGCGTTACCGGGTGCGGCGCTGATGGGGCTATCGGGTGAAACGCTGCTCGCGCTCGAGCTTGGCCTGCTCATCGGCACGCCCGGACTGGCGGCGCTCGGTACCTTGGTTTCCGCGCTCACCGCCGCCCTGCGATCGGGCGCGGCGCTGGGCGGATTGCTGGCGATCCCGCTGGCGATCCCGCTACTGATTTTCGGCGCGGGCAGTCTCGACGGCAATGGCGACGGCGCCCTTGCGCTGACCGGCGCGGCAAGTCTTGTCCTGCTGGCCCTCGCCCCCTTCGCCTCGGGCGCGGCGATCAGGGCCGCTCGAGAGTGAAACGGGGCGCAGTCCCAGCGAAAGCTGGGATGACGCGCTAGAGGCAGGCGGGGTTATGCCGCCCGGTCGGGCTTTCGGTGAAGATCTCCACCCCGTCCTCGGTGATTCCGATCGAGTGTTCGAACTGGGCCGAAAGCTGTCGGTCGCGGGTGACGGCGGTCCAGCCGTCTTCAAGGATCTTGCCCGCCGGTTTGCCGGCATTGATCATCGGCTCGATGGTGAAGAACATGCCCGGCTTCAATTCCGGCCCGGTGCCCGCGCGCGCGGCGTGGATCACTTCGGGGGCATCGTGGAACAGACGGCCGACGCCATGACCGCAGAATTCGCGGACCACGCCATAGCGACGCCCTTCGGCATGCTTCTGGATCGCGGCCCCGATATCGCCGAGGCGTGCCCCGGGCTTCACCGCTTCGATGCCGAGCATCAGGCATTCATAGGTCGTCTCGACCAGCCGCTTGGCCTTCAGCGGGACCTCGCCGACATAATACATCCGGCTCGTATCGCCGTGCCAGCCATCGAGCTGCGGGGTCACGTCGATATTGAGGATGTCGCCTTCCTTCAGCACCTTGTCGCCCGGAATCCCGTGACAGATCACGTGGTTAAGCGAGATGCAGGAGCTGTGCGTATAGCCGCGATAGCCGAGCGTGGCGGGCACGCTGCCGCCATCGAGCATCATCTGGCGAATGATGTCGTCGAGCTCTCCGGTAGTGACCCCGGGGCGGACATGATCGTACATCGCGTCGAGGATTTCGGCGGCCAGGCGCCCGGCCTTGCGCATGCCTTCGAAGCCGGCGGGGCCGTGCAGTTTGATCGTGCCGTCGCGGATTAGCGGTTCGTCGCCGGTAATGGTTTCATAGCGTGTCATGCCCCGCGATATAGGCGCGAGACCGGCGAAACGCCAGCCGTGTGCTAGTCCTCTGCCTTGCTCCCGGCGTCCTTTTTCGGCGCGTGGATCGCAAAGGCCTCGCGATAATCGGGCTTCACCGCCGCGAGCAACGCCTTAGTCACCGGCAGTTCGATTTGATACGAGCCCTCGACATAAGGACCGGCAGCGTAAGGCGGCACGTCGAGACGGAGGCGATCGAACGCCTTGCCGTTCGAACTCAGCGGGACGATCACGGCTTCGGCTACCGGATCGATGCAATCCTCGAACAGGGCATCGCTTTCGCGATCGATCGGCTCTCCGCGCTTTTCCTCGCGCTGCTCGTCGAGCAGGTCGCAAAAGCGGGTGCGGATCGCCATGTTCAGCGCTTTGGAAGAGGTAAACAGTTCGACCGGCTGAAACGCCTTTTTCGCGCCGTCGCTCCAGACGAGCGATTTGTACCCGGTATTGGGATGTGCGCCGCCGTAATAGGTGAATTCCTCCGCCTCTAGGCTCAGCCAGCCCGCAGGCCTGGCGGCAATGCGCCATTCGGTTTCCGAGGTATGCGGGCGGAAGGGATAGCCGTTCTTGTCCGAATCCGCTTTCGCCTTGCGCGCCTGCTGGATCAAGGTCGTGCGCCCCTGCTCTAGCTGGCGATCGAGCACCATGCGCAGACCCTGTCGCGCGCCGACCTCGCCGGGATAAGAATAGCTGAAGATGTAGAGCTCGGTTTCGAGCGAGACGGTGCGCGCGCCGTCGCTGCTGTCATCCTCGGCCTGGGACACGCCGTCGCCGCCCGCCTTTACCGTCTTCGCACGCTCGACCGCGTCGGGCTGAACATCGCCCTCGCGACGCTCGCCGGAACATGCCGACAAGGCAAACGTAACCCAAACGAGCGCAAAAAGGCGTATAATGGGGATGATCTCCTTGCAGAAACCGCGGCGAAGCGGTCAGGAACAATTATGAGCGAAACAACCCAACTAATCCAGCCCGATCGCGGACAGGACGCGATTGCCATCCACCTTATCAATGCCGATGGCTTCGACGATTGGGCGAAGAGCCTGACCGAGGCGCAGCGCAATGCCCTCGCCGCGCAGCGCTTTTCCGGCAAGGGCTACGAGGTCGGCATCGTCCCGGCAAAAGACGGCAAGGGCTGGTTCGCGGTGGGCGGCGTGGCCAATCCGAAAGACCTGTCGAGCTGGTGTATGGCCGCACTCGCCGAGAAACTGCCCGAAGGCACCTATCGCCGCGCCGACGACAATGGCGGCGGAGAGCCCGGCCCTGCACTCTATGGCTGGATGACCGCGCAGCACAGCTTCGCGCGCTACAAGTCCGATCCCGACGATCGCGGCCCGCGCGTGCTGCTGACCAAGGAAGCGGCAAAGATCGACGCACTGATCTCCGAAGCCGAGGCCGCCAACCTCGTCGCCGATCTCGTCAACACGCCGGCCGAAGACCTTGGCCCCGAACAGCTCGAAGACGTCGCCCGCGATATGGCCGACAGGCACAAGGCCTCGATCTCTGTGATCAAGGGCGATGCACTCGAACGCGATTATCCGATGGTCCATGCCGTCGGCCGCGCCGCCGCGCGCAGCCACGCGCCGCGCCTGATCGAGATCGAATGGGGCGACGAAAGCCACCCGCGCGTCGCCGTGATCGGCAAGGGCGTGGTGTTCGATAGCGGCGGGCTCGACGTCAAGAGCGCGGCGGGCATGAAGCTGATGAAGAAGGACATGGGCGGTTCGGCGCATGCACTCGCGCTCGGCAGGCTGATCATGGAAAACAAGCTGCCCGTGCGCTTACACCTGCTGGTGCCCGCGGTGGAGAATGCGATCTCATCGAATTCCTTCCGGCCCGGCGACGTACTCAAGAGCCGCAAGGGGATCACGGTCGAGATCACCAATACCGATGCCGAAGGGCGTTTAATCCTTGGCGACGCACTGACCCGCGCGAGCGAGAAGAACCCCGATTTCATGATCGACTTCGCCACGCTGACGGGCGCCGCACGCGTCGCGGTAGGCCCGGACCTGCCCGCGCTGTTCACCCGCGAGGACGAAACCGCCCAGCAGCTCATCGAAGCGGGCCGCGCGCATGATGACGAGCCGTGGCGCCTGCCTCTGGCCGACAGCTATCGCGAATGGCTCAATTCGGACATCGCCGATATGGCCAATGCCCACGCAAATTCCTTTGCCGGGGCAAGCGTCGCCGGGCTGTTCCTCGACAAATTCGTCGGCGACGGCATCGACTGGGCGCATTTCGACACGTTCGCCTGGCGCCCCGCCGCCAAGCCCGGCCGGCCCAAGGGCGGCGCGGCGCTGGGCCTGCGCGCGGCATGGCACATGTTGAAGGCGCGTTACGCCTAACTTGCGGCGAAATGCGCTTGGCTTTAGGGGCGGCAGAACAGCGGGGCGGAAAAGACCTTTGGAAGACATAGTCAGCGGAAAATTCGGTTTGAAAGGGCCCGTCAAATGGCCCGACCATACCCGCGCGCCCATCCGCGGCGACCTGGCGCATATCGCGCTGGCAGGGCGCTATCTCGTGCCGCATTACGCCGTTCCCCAGCCGCGCCCCGTGGTCAAGGCGACCACCCTTTGCGTCGGGGCGGACAAGCCGGAAGACAATCGCGGACAACTTGCCGAAGGCACGATTTTCGACTGCCTCGATATCGCCGGCGAATGGGCCTGGGGCATCCAGCACAGCGATGCCGAAGACGGATTGGGTGGCCTGGTCGGTTGGGTCCGGCTCGAAGATCTCGGCGCGCCTGACCAATGAGCGTACAAATGAGTTTCCCGGCGTGATCGAAGTATTCGTCGATGGTGCCGCCGGGACGACCGGGCTCGAAATCGTCCAGCGTCTCGAGGCGCACCCCGAATTCGTGCCCGTCCAGCTCGACGAAGAGCGCCGCAAGGATCGCGAGGCACGGCGCGAAGCGCTCAACGCTGCCGAATTCGCCGTCCTCTGCCTGCCCGACGTGGCCGCCAAGGATGCCATCGCCCTGATCGACGACGACGCGAAAGTGCGCATCGTCGATGCCTCGTCCGCGCACCGCACCGCCACTGGCTGGACCTACGGCTTCCCCGAAATCGGCTTCCGCGATGCCATCCGCGAGGCAAGGCTGGTCAGCAATCCGGGCTGCTACCCGACCGGGTTCCTCGCCGGGCTCGCACCGTTGGTGAAAGCCGGAATGCTACCCGCAGACTGGCCGTATGGCGTCCACGCGGTCAGCGGCTATTCGGGCGGCGGCAAGACACTGGTCGAACGGTTCGAAGACGACGACTGCACCGTGGCGTGGCGCGGCTATGCAACTTCGCTCGAACACAAACACCTGCCCGAAATGCGCCAGCATGCCGGGCTGGCGCATGCGCCGATCTTTTCGCCCGCCGTCGTGCCCGCCTTCCGCGGCATGGTGGTGGAAGTCCCGCTGCCGCTCGATGCGATGACGGGGACGAGCTCTGTTACCGAGATGCGAAAGCTGTTGGCCGAAACCTATCGCGACAGCCGCGTGATCCGCTTCCTAGACAGCGTACCCGACGAAATTATTGTCGAACGCGACACGGCGAGCTGGGATGGCCTGGTGCTCCGCCTGCTTTCCTCCGACGATGATCGACGGGCCAAGCTGGTGGCGACGCTCGACAATCTCGGCAAGGGCGCAAGCGGCGCCGCAGTCCAGAACCTCAATCTGATGGCGGGCATTGCCGAAGAAACGGGCCTCAAGGTCTGAAGCCTGCCGCAAACCGTGCATTATTTGCCGCAGTGCACAATAGACCCCTTTCGCGTCGCGCAACGATCCACTAGCGTAACCCGCCATGGTTGAACGATTCCGTCGTGCGATTCTGCGCTGCGGCAATGTCGACAAGCTAACAAGGGGGCCAGCCGCACGGTGAAAAAGATCGAAGCGATCATCAAACCGTTCAAACTCGACGAGGTGAAGGAAGCGCTTCACGAAGTCGGTGTTTCGGGAATCACCGTTACCGAGGCCAAGGGCTTCGGCAGGCAGAAAGGCCATACAGAGCTGTATCGCGGCGCCGAATACGTCGTCGATTTCCTGCCCAAGGTTAAGCTCGAAGTCGTCGTGTCGGACAATCTGGCCGAACGCACAGTCGAAGCGATCGCCAATGCCTCGCAGACCGGACGGATCGGCGACGGCAAAATCTTCGTCAGCACGATCGACAGCGCGCTGCGCATCCGCACCGGCGAACGCGACGACGACGCGATTTAGAATACTCCCCTCCCGCCTGCGGGAGGGGCAGCGAGACTTGGGCTTGCACAGCAAGTCCTGGTCGCAGCGGGATGGGCCGCCACCCGAACCGCCGCGACAAAGCCCACACCCAGCCCTTCCCGCAGGCGGGAGGGGAGCAAGAAGGAAAGACACCCATGGCCAGCGCAAAAGACATTCTGAAACAGATCAAGGACGAGGAAATCGAATGGGTCGACCTTCGATTCACCGATCCCAAGGGCAAGTGGCAGCACCTCTCCATGGTCGCCGGCGCGCTGGACGAGGACATGCTCGAAGACGGTCTCATGTTCGACGGATCGTCGATCGCCGGTTGGAAGGCGATCAATGAAAGCGACATGATCCTGCGCCCCGATCTCGACAGCGTCTATGTCGATCCGTTTAGCGCCACGCCGATGCTGATCGCATTCTGCGACATCGTCGAGCCGAGCACCGGGGAACTCTACGGCCGCGATCCGCGTTCGACCGCGAAGCGGGCCGAAGCCTATCTCAAATCGACCGGCATCGGTGACACGATCTATGTCGGCCCCGAAGCCGAATTCTTCATGTTCGACGATGTCCGTTTCGAAGACGGCTATGCCGCCTCGGGTTACCGCCTCGACGATATCGAACTGCCGACCAATAGCGGCAAGGAATACGAGATGGGCAACATGGCCCACCGTCCGCGCGCCAAGGGCGGCTATTTCCCGGTCGCGCCGGTCGACAGCGCCGGAGATATCCGCGCCGAGATGGTCTCTACCATGATGGAAATGGGCCTCGACTGCGACAAGCACCACCACGAAGTGGCCGCTGCGCAGCACGAGCTCGGCCTGACGTTCTCCGAACTGACGACCTGCGCCGACCAGATGCAGATCTACAAATACGTCGTGCACCAGGTCGCCCATGCCTATGGCAAGACCGCGACCTTCATGCCCAAGCCGATCAAGGACGATAACGGCTCGGGCATGCACACCCACATGTCGATCTGGAAGGACGGCAAGCCGCTGTTCGCGGGCAATGAATATGCCGGCCTCTCGGACACCTGCCTCTATTACATCGGCGGCGTCATCAAGCACGCCAAGGCGCTCAACGCGTTCACCAACCCGACGACCAACAGCTACAAGCGCCTCGTCCCGGGCTTCGAAGCACCGGTGCTGCTCGCCTATTCGGCGCGCAACCGTTCGGCCTCGTGTCGCATCCCCTATGGTGCGGGCGAAAAGGCCAAGCGTGTGGAATTCCGCTTCCCCGATGCGATGGCCAATCCCTACCTCGCCTATTCGGCGCTGCTGATGGCCGGCCTCGACGGGATCCGGAACAAGATCCACCCGGGCGAAGCGATGGACAAGAACCTCTACGATCTGCCGCCCGCCGAACTGGCCGACGTGCCGACCGTGTGCGGCAGTTTGCGCGAAGCGCTCGAAGCGCTCGAGGCAGACAACGACTTCCTCACCGAAGGCGGCGTGTTCACCAAGGAACAG is part of the Alteriqipengyuania halimionae genome and encodes:
- the map gene encoding type I methionyl aminopeptidase is translated as MTRYETITGDEPLIRDGTIKLHGPAGFEGMRKAGRLAAEILDAMYDHVRPGVTTGELDDIIRQMMLDGGSVPATLGYRGYTHSSCISLNHVICHGIPGDKVLKEGDILNIDVTPQLDGWHGDTSRMYYVGEVPLKAKRLVETTYECLMLGIEAVKPGARLGDIGAAIQKHAEGRRYGVVREFCGHGVGRLFHDAPEVIHAARAGTGPELKPGMFFTIEPMINAGKPAGKILEDGWTAVTRDRQLSAQFEHSIGITEDGVEIFTESPTGRHNPACL
- the glnA gene encoding type I glutamate--ammonia ligase, with the translated sequence MASAKDILKQIKDEEIEWVDLRFTDPKGKWQHLSMVAGALDEDMLEDGLMFDGSSIAGWKAINESDMILRPDLDSVYVDPFSATPMLIAFCDIVEPSTGELYGRDPRSTAKRAEAYLKSTGIGDTIYVGPEAEFFMFDDVRFEDGYAASGYRLDDIELPTNSGKEYEMGNMAHRPRAKGGYFPVAPVDSAGDIRAEMVSTMMEMGLDCDKHHHEVAAAQHELGLTFSELTTCADQMQIYKYVVHQVAHAYGKTATFMPKPIKDDNGSGMHTHMSIWKDGKPLFAGNEYAGLSDTCLYYIGGVIKHAKALNAFTNPTTNSYKRLVPGFEAPVLLAYSARNRSASCRIPYGAGEKAKRVEFRFPDAMANPYLAYSALLMAGLDGIRNKIHPGEAMDKNLYDLPPAELADVPTVCGSLREALEALEADNDFLTEGGVFTKEQIEAYTELKWDEVLRLETTPSAVEFDMYYSA
- a CDS encoding DUF4163 domain-containing protein, whose amino-acid sequence is MSACSGERREGDVQPDAVERAKTVKAGGDGVSQAEDDSSDGARTVSLETELYIFSYSYPGEVGARQGLRMVLDRQLEQGRTTLIQQARKAKADSDKNGYPFRPHTSETEWRIAARPAGWLSLEAEEFTYYGGAHPNTGYKSLVWSDGAKKAFQPVELFTSSKALNMAIRTRFCDLLDEQREEKRGEPIDRESDALFEDCIDPVAEAVIVPLSSNGKAFDRLRLDVPPYAAGPYVEGSYQIELPVTKALLAAVKPDYREAFAIHAPKKDAGSKAED
- the ccmA gene encoding heme ABC exporter ATP-binding protein CcmA, with amino-acid sequence MQAPRLKASDLACRRGDRLLFAGLDIDLAPGNALHLAGPNGIGKTSLLRLLAGLARPYAGTVEREGEVGWIDEHAALDPDLPLGQALRFWERLDGSAAPERNVRAMGVDHLLDVPVRFLSTGQRKRAAFVRLLNRHCRIWLLDEPLNGLDAHAAVTVEGLIATHCVGGGICVIASHQPLAIDGIGRLELDAHSPSPEEGA
- a CDS encoding P-II family nitrogen regulator; this encodes MKKIEAIIKPFKLDEVKEALHEVGVSGITVTEAKGFGRQKGHTELYRGAEYVVDFLPKVKLEVVVSDNLAERTVEAIANASQTGRIGDGKIFVSTIDSALRIRTGERDDDAI
- a CDS encoding heme exporter protein CcmB, yielding MKVFSALLRRDLVAMFGSGARGGAFLPLLFFLAVATLYPFAVGSDAQLLARTGGGVLWVAALLAALLPIERLVRPDLDLGLFDQLALRGVAEEASIAARIIAHWLSFGPPLMLAALPGAALMGLSGETLLALELGLLIGTPGLAALGTLVSALTAALRSGAALGGLLAIPLAIPLLIFGAGSLDGNGDGALALTGAASLVLLALAPFASGAAIRAARE
- a CDS encoding alpha/beta hydrolase, translated to MNWSFERFILVGIETVNRRAEISPEVSADKLEAYTASLGATPGGADNFRAFIADDVKPWVEANFRTASHDAVMGESLAGLFIVETLLTQPDLFDDWISVSPSLWYDDMKLARQAATMMQPGDERVYVALANEGYRHEEGVERFVDALKASAPEGWKWSFVPLGDSETHGTIYHTAALDAFRMFYGTADREYRPGGDLLGREAEPRTAEEQALLDTECTAQNTIALTPEAARSGRERLFYRCLRLDLGPRPRDSNWVPGGPEAED
- a CDS encoding leucyl aminopeptidase family protein gives rise to the protein MSETTQLIQPDRGQDAIAIHLINADGFDDWAKSLTEAQRNALAAQRFSGKGYEVGIVPAKDGKGWFAVGGVANPKDLSSWCMAALAEKLPEGTYRRADDNGGGEPGPALYGWMTAQHSFARYKSDPDDRGPRVLLTKEAAKIDALISEAEAANLVADLVNTPAEDLGPEQLEDVARDMADRHKASISVIKGDALERDYPMVHAVGRAAARSHAPRLIEIEWGDESHPRVAVIGKGVVFDSGGLDVKSAAGMKLMKKDMGGSAHALALGRLIMENKLPVRLHLLVPAVENAISSNSFRPGDVLKSRKGITVEITNTDAEGRLILGDALTRASEKNPDFMIDFATLTGAARVAVGPDLPALFTREDETAQQLIEAGRAHDDEPWRLPLADSYREWLNSDIADMANAHANSFAGASVAGLFLDKFVGDGIDWAHFDTFAWRPAAKPGRPKGGAALGLRAAWHMLKARYA
- the argC gene encoding N-acetyl-gamma-glutamyl-phosphate reductase — its product is MIEVFVDGAAGTTGLEIVQRLEAHPEFVPVQLDEERRKDREARREALNAAEFAVLCLPDVAAKDAIALIDDDAKVRIVDASSAHRTATGWTYGFPEIGFRDAIREARLVSNPGCYPTGFLAGLAPLVKAGMLPADWPYGVHAVSGYSGGGKTLVERFEDDDCTVAWRGYATSLEHKHLPEMRQHAGLAHAPIFSPAVVPAFRGMVVEVPLPLDAMTGTSSVTEMRKLLAETYRDSRVIRFLDSVPDEIIVERDTASWDGLVLRLLSSDDDRRAKLVATLDNLGKGASGAAVQNLNLMAGIAEETGLKV
- a CDS encoding 4a-hydroxytetrahydrobiopterin dehydratase; the protein is MSVSQLTQAERDAALAELDGWSLRGDGKAIECGFEFDDFVDAFGFMTRVAILAQSQDHHPEWFNVYNKVEITLTTHDADGLSQRDVKLAKAIDKLV
- a CDS encoding SH3 domain-containing protein — encoded protein: MKGPVKWPDHTRAPIRGDLAHIALAGRYLVPHYAVPQPRPVVKATTLCVGADKPEDNRGQLAEGTIFDCLDIAGEWAWGIQHSDAEDGLGGLVGWVRLEDLGAPDQ
- a CDS encoding SDR family oxidoreductase, encoding MKKAIFITGGGSGIGRATAIKFGQEGWFVGLGDVDMDAMRETEKLLPGGYHYSHQFDVRDREGWDKALASFKAAAGGRIDVLFNNAGVPLGGPLAENSTEEVERCIDINLKGVFHGAMATYPYLKESAPGSALINTASAAGIWGTGGAAVYSATKFGVRGMSESLDAEWTPDGIKVAAIMPSFIETPLLDHAPNRGSNESIRGRVKAAGLELTPVEDVAQAVWDAVHGDDLHVVVGKTAKQLRFAARWMPGKLRKRSKKMAGVMGEKA